Proteins encoded together in one Carya illinoinensis cultivar Pawnee chromosome 3, C.illinoinensisPawnee_v1, whole genome shotgun sequence window:
- the LOC122305049 gene encoding strigolactone esterase D14: MVLLENGISTSMNSKIIGSGSEVIVLAHGFGGDQSVWDKILPSLAQHCRVLVFDWTFSGAVEDPNLYDPVKYSSYDAFADDLISLLDEMNLQSLVFIGHSMSGMIGCIASIKRPELFKRLVLIGSSPRYINMDGYEGGFGNSDIDQIIANVESNYQNWTSAFASLVVDAKDPLSVEKFAKCLKRMRPEVALPLAKIVFQSDEREVLEKVITPCTIIQTTNDYVVPNSVALYMQKKIKGKSTVEMIEGDGHFPQLTAHLQLLEVLRRVLGFELGRD; this comes from the exons ATGGTGCTGCTAGAAAATGGCATCTCAACTTCCATGAACTCAAAAATCATTGGCTCGGGCAGTGAAGTCATAGTTCTAGCACATGGGTTTGGAGGAGACCAGTCTGTCTGGGACAAAATCCTGCCCTCCTTGGCTCAACATTGCCGTGTTCTTGTCTTCGACTGGACCTTTTCTGGTGCTGTCGAAGATCCGAACCTCTACGATCCTGTCAAGTACTCTTCGTACGATGCTTTTGCCGATGACTTGATTTCTCTCCTGGATGAGATGAATCTTCAATCTTTGGTTTTCATCGGGCATTCCATGTCTGGCATGATTGGATGCATCGCTTCCATCAAAAGACCTGAGCTCTTTAAGAGGCTCGTACTCATTGGATCTTCTCCCAG GTACATAAACATGGACGGTTACGAAGGCGGATTTGGGAACTCGGACATTGATCAGATCATCGCGAACGTTGAATCCAATTATCAAAACTGGACCTCAGCCTTTGCTTCTCTTGTAGTCGACGCAAAAGATCCCCTCTCGGTTGAGAAGTTTGCAAAATGCTTGAAAAGAATGAGACCCGAAGTGGCACTTCCCTTAGCCAAGATTGTATTTCAAAGCGATGAACGAGAGGTTCTTGAAAAGGTGATTACCCCATGCACAATCATCCAAACCACCAACGATTATGTCGTCCCAAATTCAGTGGCACTCTACATGCAGAAGAAAATCAAGGGAAAATCGACCGTGGAGATGATAGAAGGTGATGGCCATTTTCCACAGCTAACTGCTCACCTCCAGCTCCTTGAAGTGCTACGGCGTGTCCTGGGTTTTGAACTTGGTcgtgattaa